In a single window of the Streptomyces sp. NBC_00353 genome:
- a CDS encoding hydroxyacid dehydrogenase, producing the protein MMLVPEGTVLNSSDRTPAGPRPVTVLAMGGEIHRTLLAGGALERLGHIAAVDTSLLVTDYAAADPAVLAGTEVLFTHWGSPQLTDEVLRLMPRLRAVVHAAGSIKHHVTEAVWERGIAVSSAAAANALPVAEFTLAAILFANKRVLGAARRYRETRGPFDLFPHFAGQGNYLRTIGIVGASRIGRRVIELLRPFDLEVLLHDPYVDKEDAAALGVECVGLDELVRRSHVVSIHAPELPETRHMFDARLLALMADGSTLINTARGSLVDTRALTEELVSGRIHGVIDVTDPDHLPSDSPLYNLPNVLLTPHIAGSLGNELGRMAHWAIDEVERYAQGAPFAYGVGPDELNRSA; encoded by the coding sequence ATGATGCTCGTACCGGAAGGCACCGTCCTGAACAGCTCGGACCGCACCCCGGCCGGCCCGCGACCGGTCACCGTGCTCGCCATGGGCGGCGAGATCCACCGCACCCTGCTGGCCGGCGGCGCCCTCGAACGGCTCGGTCACATCGCGGCGGTGGACACGTCGCTCCTGGTCACCGACTACGCCGCCGCCGATCCCGCCGTGCTCGCCGGCACCGAAGTCCTCTTCACCCACTGGGGCTCGCCGCAGCTCACCGACGAGGTACTGCGGCTCATGCCGCGACTGCGGGCGGTCGTCCATGCGGCAGGCTCCATCAAGCACCACGTCACCGAGGCGGTGTGGGAGCGGGGCATAGCCGTCTCGTCCGCGGCCGCCGCCAACGCGCTGCCCGTCGCCGAATTCACCCTGGCCGCCATCCTGTTCGCCAACAAGCGGGTCCTCGGCGCCGCGCGGCGCTACCGCGAGACACGGGGTCCCTTCGACCTCTTCCCGCACTTCGCCGGGCAGGGCAACTATCTGCGCACCATCGGAATCGTGGGCGCCTCACGGATCGGCCGACGGGTGATCGAACTGCTCCGGCCGTTCGACCTGGAGGTCCTGCTGCACGATCCGTATGTGGACAAGGAGGATGCCGCCGCCCTCGGTGTGGAGTGCGTCGGTCTCGACGAGCTCGTACGGCGCAGTCATGTGGTGTCCATCCACGCGCCCGAACTCCCGGAGACCCGGCACATGTTCGACGCGCGGCTGCTCGCGCTGATGGCGGACGGGTCCACGCTCATCAACACCGCACGCGGCTCGCTCGTCGACACCCGGGCACTGACCGAGGAACTCGTGTCGGGCCGGATCCACGGCGTCATCGATGTGACGGACCCCGACCACCTGCCTTCGGATTCCCCGCTGTACAACCTGCCCAACGTACTGCTGACCCCGCACATCGCCGGCTCCCTCGGCAACGAGCTCGGCCGCATGGCGCACTGGGCGATCGATGAAGTGGAGCGGTACGCGCAGGGTGCGCCCTTCGCGTACGGAGTCGGCCCCGACGAGCTGAACCGCTCGGCCTGA
- a CDS encoding ABC transporter ATP-binding protein, producing MSLEKPLPTGPTAAVPHQEGRTKPGAPRPAAPPELSFTGRVHANAMQDATLWDMARRIPAALGRTFRLAWSVDRHMVVTVLLCQLLSGVGTAVMLASVADAMGPLFGSADAAAGLHRAWPALTVAGVALGVGSTAWLVADWATRRLNPQVASAADLTMVDTHMRVELSAYDQEGFTDRSQAAEIGAMRAVDLAEDAKSMTNGLVQLVTAASVLTVLHPLLLVVLLLSVVPRGLGGVIAARIDYRVFDASVSARNTRGMMRWFLTTPTLADELRANTMRPYLHFWYRTMCDRVEGRALAAAPLYLRVNAVAAALSGVFTVGMWASLAGLVVSGRMTLAIAGTAVMASQTAGRSLNSVIRYGAAMFHHGLYLDDYHRFLARARDLTTHRGTAVPQAPSEIRLTGAGFSYPKKDTPALHPVSLTLRRGEVVALVGENGAGKSTLVRLLTGLTLPTSGTVHWDDTDLATADAEAVWQHVGLVPQQSGHWPLAARENIDLGQPREHGDDLVWEAAARVGMDEPIQGLPDGMDTLLARSLWGGHELSGGQWQRLACARAMYRGPGFLILDEPTSEMDARGEHQIFTALREMAPGRITLVVTHRLDNVRMADRILVLDRGRIREEGTFDQLAYGDGLFAELYALSQDR from the coding sequence ATGAGCCTGGAGAAGCCGCTGCCGACCGGTCCCACCGCCGCCGTCCCGCACCAGGAGGGCAGGACGAAGCCCGGTGCACCACGGCCCGCCGCACCCCCGGAACTGAGTTTCACCGGACGGGTGCACGCCAACGCGATGCAGGACGCGACCCTGTGGGACATGGCGCGCCGTATCCCGGCCGCGCTCGGCCGTACGTTTCGGCTGGCCTGGTCGGTCGACCGGCACATGGTGGTGACCGTGCTGCTCTGCCAACTGCTCTCCGGCGTCGGAACGGCCGTGATGCTCGCCTCGGTGGCGGACGCGATGGGGCCGCTGTTCGGCTCGGCGGACGCCGCGGCCGGTCTTCACCGCGCGTGGCCCGCGCTGACGGTCGCGGGCGTCGCGCTCGGGGTCGGCTCGACGGCCTGGCTGGTGGCCGACTGGGCGACGCGCCGGCTCAATCCGCAGGTGGCGTCGGCCGCCGATCTGACCATGGTGGACACGCATATGCGGGTCGAGCTGTCCGCGTACGACCAGGAGGGGTTCACCGACCGCAGCCAGGCCGCGGAGATCGGAGCGATGCGGGCGGTCGATCTCGCGGAGGACGCCAAGAGCATGACCAACGGGCTCGTCCAGCTCGTGACCGCCGCTTCCGTACTGACCGTGCTGCACCCCCTGCTGCTCGTGGTCCTGCTGCTCTCCGTCGTCCCGCGTGGTCTCGGCGGGGTGATCGCCGCCAGGATCGACTACCGGGTGTTCGACGCGTCGGTCTCGGCACGCAACACGAGGGGCATGATGCGCTGGTTCCTGACGACACCGACGCTCGCCGACGAACTGCGCGCCAACACCATGCGCCCCTACCTGCATTTCTGGTATCGCACGATGTGCGACCGGGTCGAGGGTCGGGCGCTGGCCGCGGCGCCGCTGTATCTCCGGGTCAATGCCGTCGCCGCCGCACTGAGCGGGGTGTTCACCGTCGGGATGTGGGCCTCGCTGGCCGGGCTGGTCGTGTCCGGGCGGATGACTCTGGCGATCGCCGGCACGGCCGTCATGGCCTCGCAGACCGCAGGTCGTTCGCTCAACTCCGTGATCCGGTACGGCGCTGCCATGTTCCACCACGGTCTCTACCTCGACGACTACCACCGCTTTCTCGCCCGGGCCCGCGATCTAACCACCCACCGGGGCACGGCCGTACCGCAGGCCCCGAGCGAGATCCGGCTGACCGGGGCCGGATTCAGCTACCCGAAGAAGGACACCCCGGCGCTGCACCCGGTGTCGCTCACCCTGCGCCGGGGCGAGGTCGTCGCGCTGGTCGGCGAGAACGGGGCGGGCAAGTCCACCCTGGTACGCCTGCTGACCGGGCTGACCCTGCCCACCAGCGGCACCGTGCACTGGGACGACACCGACCTGGCGACGGCGGACGCCGAAGCGGTGTGGCAGCACGTGGGGCTCGTACCGCAGCAGAGCGGTCACTGGCCGCTGGCCGCGCGCGAGAACATCGACCTGGGCCAGCCCCGGGAGCACGGCGACGACTTGGTGTGGGAGGCGGCGGCGCGTGTCGGCATGGACGAGCCGATCCAGGGCCTTCCCGACGGGATGGACACGCTGCTCGCCCGTTCCCTGTGGGGCGGACACGAGCTGTCCGGTGGCCAGTGGCAGCGCCTCGCCTGCGCACGGGCCATGTACCGCGGGCCCGGCTTCCTCATTCTGGACGAGCCCACCAGCGAGATGGACGCCCGGGGCGAGCACCAGATCTTCACGGCGCTGCGGGAGATGGCCCCGGGCCGGATCACCCTGGTCGTCACGCACCGCCTCGACAATGTGAGGATGGCCGACCGGATTCTCGTCCTCGACCGGGGCCGGATCCGGGAAGAAGGGACTTTCGACCAACTGGCTTACGGCGACGGCCTCTTCGCCGAGCTGTACGCCCTGTCGCAGGACCGCTGA
- a CDS encoding FBP domain-containing protein, whose amino-acid sequence MKAVSEQDIRASFVNCSKGEAKRLPMPRDLAEQPWDDLDFLGWRDLAEPGRSYIVTEHDGELIGITLRFPSQQRGFLHRSMCSLCLTTHPGSGVSLMTARKTGPAGREGNSVGVYICTDLACSLYVRGRRVPASGGRFKESLTLEEQVARTRTNLAAFLRTLYVA is encoded by the coding sequence ATGAAGGCCGTGAGTGAGCAGGACATCCGCGCATCGTTCGTCAATTGCTCGAAGGGGGAAGCCAAGCGTCTGCCGATGCCGCGGGATCTTGCCGAGCAGCCCTGGGACGACCTGGATTTCCTGGGCTGGCGCGATCTCGCCGAACCGGGGCGCAGCTATATCGTCACCGAGCACGACGGCGAGCTGATCGGCATCACCCTCCGGTTCCCCTCCCAGCAGCGGGGTTTTCTCCACCGCAGCATGTGTTCGCTCTGCCTGACCACACACCCGGGGAGCGGGGTGTCGCTGATGACCGCCCGCAAGACGGGCCCGGCGGGACGGGAGGGGAATTCGGTCGGCGTGTACATCTGCACCGACCTCGCCTGCTCGCTATATGTCCGCGGCAGAAGGGTCCCGGCCTCCGGCGGGCGCTTCAAGGAGTCACTGACCCTGGAGGAGCAGGTGGCGCGCACCCGGACCAACCTTGCCGCGTTCCTGCGCACGCTGTACGTGGCCTGA
- a CDS encoding nucleotide triphosphate diphosphatase NUDT15, protein MDSRPTESPTRNTRPPVAQAALGVGVVVQDERGRILLGRHHGGTWELPGGKVDPTNESIAAAAVRELREETGLDVTEDRVTVFAMLHDVVGGINRVTMAAVVTVRAENPQVTEPHLISTWQWTGLDDLPEPLFDPSAQILAAWRPELPVEHPPAHCLKVVAAPAGGDS, encoded by the coding sequence ATGGATTCCCGACCCACCGAGAGCCCCACACGCAACACCCGTCCGCCCGTCGCCCAAGCGGCGCTCGGCGTGGGCGTCGTCGTGCAGGACGAGCGGGGACGCATCCTGCTCGGCAGACACCACGGCGGTACCTGGGAACTGCCGGGCGGCAAGGTCGACCCGACGAACGAGTCGATCGCCGCGGCTGCCGTGCGTGAGCTCCGCGAGGAGACCGGACTGGACGTCACCGAGGACCGGGTGACGGTCTTCGCCATGCTTCACGACGTGGTCGGCGGTATCAACCGCGTGACCATGGCGGCCGTCGTGACCGTGCGGGCGGAGAACCCGCAGGTCACCGAACCCCATCTGATCAGCACCTGGCAGTGGACCGGCCTCGACGACCTGCCGGAGCCGCTCTTCGATCCTTCGGCCCAGATCCTCGCCGCCTGGCGCCCGGAACTGCCCGTCGAGCATCCCCCCGCCCACTGTCTGAAGGTCGTGGCCGCCCCTGCCGGAGGCGACTCTTAA
- a CDS encoding substrate-binding domain-containing protein, with amino-acid sequence MRLHVDQRHERVLELVRERGSLRVAELASELGVSAVTLRRDVEALAAQGRVQRLHGAVVWPGGQASEVPVQAPATEGAVIGMIVPTTNFIFADIVRGARETVEAQGGRLVLGMSGYVDTEDPVQAEHLLAGGAEGLLIAPSWFGGVPADGQEKWLLECPVPAVLVERTAPAGNPAAGLDRVRTDRAHGAAVAVGHFAKLGHRAVAAVLQEGPHAAQITAGYLAAVESLGLTPVPGSPAVRGHGEYDETVQYLVDAVEKRNVTAALVHSDEDAIVLVPRLQERGINVPADLALIAYDDEVAGLSDVPLTAVAPPKRAVGELAAKLLLQRLAERASGRTPTPRQHLELLPELRVRASCGAGEVSTN; translated from the coding sequence ATGCGACTGCATGTCGACCAGCGCCACGAGCGGGTGCTCGAGCTCGTCAGGGAGCGCGGCAGCCTCCGGGTCGCCGAGCTCGCGTCCGAACTCGGCGTCTCAGCAGTCACGTTGAGGCGCGATGTGGAGGCGCTGGCGGCTCAGGGGAGGGTGCAGCGGCTGCACGGGGCCGTGGTGTGGCCTGGTGGGCAGGCCTCGGAGGTGCCGGTACAGGCGCCGGCGACCGAGGGCGCCGTGATCGGAATGATCGTGCCGACCACCAACTTCATCTTCGCCGACATCGTGCGCGGGGCGCGCGAGACCGTGGAGGCCCAGGGCGGCCGCCTGGTGCTCGGGATGTCCGGCTATGTCGACACGGAGGACCCCGTACAGGCGGAACATCTGCTGGCGGGAGGGGCCGAGGGGCTGTTGATCGCGCCCAGTTGGTTCGGCGGAGTACCCGCCGACGGCCAGGAGAAATGGCTGCTGGAATGCCCGGTTCCGGCCGTGCTCGTCGAGCGCACGGCACCGGCCGGCAATCCCGCCGCGGGGCTCGACCGCGTACGCACGGACCGGGCGCACGGCGCCGCGGTGGCGGTCGGTCACTTCGCGAAACTGGGGCACCGGGCGGTCGCGGCGGTGCTGCAGGAAGGACCGCATGCCGCGCAGATCACCGCGGGATATCTGGCCGCGGTGGAGTCGCTCGGGCTGACGCCCGTGCCGGGATCACCGGCGGTCAGGGGGCATGGCGAGTACGACGAGACAGTGCAGTACCTGGTCGATGCGGTCGAGAAACGGAATGTCACGGCAGCGCTCGTGCACAGCGACGAGGACGCGATCGTGCTGGTGCCCAGGCTGCAGGAGCGCGGCATCAATGTGCCGGCCGACCTGGCCCTCATCGCGTACGACGACGAGGTGGCGGGCCTCTCCGATGTACCGCTCACGGCCGTCGCGCCACCGAAGCGGGCGGTGGGCGAGCTGGCCGCGAAACTGCTGCTTCAGCGACTGGCGGAGCGCGCCTCGGGCCGGACTCCGACGCCGCGCCAGCACCTCGAGCTGCTGCCTGAGCTACGGGTACGGGCGTCGTGCGGGGCCGGCGAAGTGAGCACCAACTGA
- a CDS encoding carbohydrate ABC transporter permease: MAAPLAKAVRPSRAGTPRASASRLKRNQRGAAALFIVPFFVLFAAVMAAPIIYAVWMSLFQERASSGLGFGGTERAFAGFANFTNALSDQGFRESFLHIAVYCALYIPVMIGAALGLALLVDSAVARARKFFQLALFLPHAVPGLIASILWIYLYTPGLSPVLDWIGALGGSWSFFSDDHVLSSMVNLTAWQWIGYNMVIFYAALQAVPRELVEAAVVDGAGAIRTALQIKVPMIASAVVMTVLFTCVGAIQLFTEPKLFNQRGTASVDTEWSPTLFIWKAGFVQHDYGLAAAASLMLAALGVLLSYVVTKLGNRWKSA, encoded by the coding sequence GTGGCAGCACCACTCGCCAAGGCCGTGCGCCCATCACGAGCCGGCACCCCCCGCGCGAGCGCGTCCCGGCTGAAGCGCAATCAGCGCGGAGCCGCGGCCCTGTTCATCGTTCCGTTCTTCGTGCTGTTCGCCGCCGTGATGGCGGCTCCGATCATCTATGCCGTGTGGATGAGCCTGTTCCAGGAGCGCGCCTCCTCCGGGCTCGGATTCGGCGGCACCGAGCGGGCGTTCGCCGGCTTCGCCAACTTCACCAACGCCCTGTCCGACCAGGGCTTCCGCGAGTCCTTCCTGCACATCGCGGTCTACTGCGCGCTCTACATCCCGGTCATGATCGGTGCCGCGCTCGGACTGGCGCTGCTGGTGGACTCCGCGGTCGCCAGGGCCAGGAAGTTCTTCCAGCTGGCGCTCTTCCTGCCGCACGCCGTGCCGGGTCTGATCGCCTCGATCCTGTGGATCTATCTCTACACGCCCGGCCTCAGCCCGGTACTCGACTGGATCGGCGCCCTCGGCGGTTCGTGGAGCTTCTTCAGCGACGACCATGTGCTCTCGTCCATGGTGAACCTCACCGCGTGGCAGTGGATCGGCTACAACATGGTGATCTTCTACGCGGCGCTGCAGGCCGTGCCGCGTGAGCTCGTCGAGGCCGCCGTCGTCGACGGCGCCGGAGCCATCCGTACCGCCCTGCAGATCAAGGTGCCGATGATCGCCTCCGCGGTCGTCATGACCGTGCTGTTCACCTGCGTCGGAGCGATCCAGCTCTTCACGGAGCCCAAGCTCTTCAACCAGCGGGGCACCGCGTCGGTGGACACCGAGTGGTCGCCGACCCTGTTCATCTGGAAGGCCGGCTTCGTCCAGCACGACTACGGACTCGCCGCCGCCGCTTCCCTGATGCTCGCCGCCCTCGGCGTGCTGCTCTCGTACGTCGTCACCAAGCTCGGAAACCGGTGGAAGTCCGCATGA
- a CDS encoding carbohydrate ABC transporter permease, with protein sequence MSTHTVTKESAPAQAPAAPSERRPAAAGRRRSPTHVLLSKGVVNGVLLVAAFYMLMPVSWLLFAATKNHRDLFATGGFSFGDFNLFANIHDVLTFNDGIYLRWFGNSLLYSVVGSAASALLCTATGYAFDKYDFRGKEKLFGLVLGGVLVPATVIQLPMYLLASKVGVVNTYWAILLPALVNPFGVYLARVFSEGYVPNEVLEAARVDGAGELRTFSRISLPMLAPGFMTIFLFSFTGSWNNFFGALVMLNDDSLYPVNLGLFMWNTNTSQQPEFYSLVITGSLIAVIPLIIAFIGLQRFWRSGLTAGAVK encoded by the coding sequence ATGAGCACTCACACGGTCACCAAGGAATCCGCCCCCGCCCAGGCGCCCGCCGCTCCCTCCGAGCGCAGACCCGCCGCGGCCGGCCGGCGGCGCAGTCCGACGCATGTGCTGCTCTCCAAGGGCGTCGTCAACGGAGTACTGCTCGTCGCCGCGTTCTACATGCTGATGCCGGTCAGCTGGCTGCTCTTCGCGGCCACCAAGAATCACCGTGACCTGTTCGCCACCGGTGGCTTCTCCTTCGGAGACTTCAACCTCTTCGCGAACATCCATGACGTCCTGACCTTCAACGACGGCATCTACCTGCGCTGGTTCGGCAACAGCCTGCTGTACTCGGTGGTCGGCTCGGCCGCCTCCGCGCTGCTTTGCACCGCCACCGGTTACGCCTTCGACAAGTACGACTTCCGGGGCAAGGAGAAGCTGTTCGGCCTGGTACTCGGCGGCGTCCTGGTGCCCGCCACGGTGATCCAGCTGCCGATGTATCTGCTGGCCTCCAAGGTCGGCGTCGTCAACACCTACTGGGCGATCCTGCTGCCCGCCCTGGTCAACCCGTTCGGCGTATACCTCGCCCGGGTCTTCTCCGAGGGATACGTACCCAACGAGGTCCTCGAGGCGGCGCGGGTCGACGGCGCCGGAGAGCTCCGTACGTTCAGCCGGATCTCGCTGCCGATGCTCGCCCCCGGATTCATGACCATCTTCCTGTTCTCCTTCACCGGAAGCTGGAACAACTTCTTCGGCGCCCTGGTCATGCTCAACGACGACTCCCTCTACCCGGTCAACCTCGGCCTGTTCATGTGGAACACCAACACGTCCCAGCAGCCCGAGTTCTACTCACTGGTGATCACCGGCTCGCTCATCGCCGTCATCCCGCTGATCATCGCGTTCATCGGCCTGCAGCGCTTCTGGCGCTCCGGCCTGACCGCGGGTGCGGTGAAGTGA
- a CDS encoding ABC transporter substrate-binding protein gives MPRTSRSFRIAAVSSVAALGLLATACGGDGGSTDAKSNGKPVTINYWTWTLGAKATADEFNRTHKDIQVKFTEIPSSTEGYSKLANTVKAGNAPDVATIEYQMVPEFASQGNLVDLTDLAGDTVKEKFPEPIQNLVNFGGKTWTVPFDAAPQLYYYRTDLFKKYGIEVPKTWDEFKTAAAKVKKKDKSVRLASMPKSDPGLFAALSWQAGGKWFSTEGDAWKPAVDDAGSKKVATYWDGLIKDDLVQTFTGWSPEETKARVEGKTLSFLGASWSAGGMKTSLPDLAGKWAAAPMPNWGTPAIGNYGGTSYGVLKGSKHTEAAAEFIKWVTTNGDAVKARLSDKKSPSSALPANPEMREVAASQFDTAYFKGQDIYKLASEQVDTIVPGWTWGPNQMDVYTAVQDASAKGGFAAGVEAGQQKAKSGIEDRGLKLAK, from the coding sequence ATGCCGCGCACTTCACGTTCGTTCCGTATAGCCGCCGTCTCTTCCGTCGCCGCTCTGGGGCTGCTCGCCACTGCCTGCGGCGGCGACGGCGGCTCGACCGACGCCAAGTCGAACGGCAAGCCGGTCACCATCAACTACTGGACCTGGACGCTGGGCGCCAAGGCGACTGCCGACGAGTTCAACAGGACCCACAAGGACATCCAGGTCAAGTTCACCGAGATCCCGAGCTCGACCGAGGGCTACAGCAAGCTGGCCAACACGGTGAAGGCGGGCAACGCCCCCGACGTCGCCACCATCGAGTACCAGATGGTCCCCGAGTTCGCGAGCCAGGGAAATCTGGTCGACCTCACCGACCTCGCGGGTGACACGGTCAAGGAGAAGTTTCCCGAGCCCATCCAGAACCTGGTGAACTTCGGCGGCAAGACCTGGACGGTCCCGTTCGACGCCGCACCGCAGCTGTACTACTACCGCACGGACCTGTTCAAGAAGTACGGCATCGAAGTCCCCAAGACCTGGGACGAGTTCAAGACCGCTGCCGCGAAGGTCAAGAAGAAGGACAAGAGCGTCCGACTGGCCTCGATGCCCAAGTCGGACCCGGGGCTGTTCGCCGCGCTGTCCTGGCAGGCCGGCGGCAAGTGGTTCTCCACCGAGGGTGACGCCTGGAAGCCCGCCGTAGACGACGCCGGCTCCAAGAAGGTCGCCACCTACTGGGACGGTCTGATCAAGGACGACCTGGTGCAGACCTTCACCGGCTGGAGCCCGGAGGAGACCAAGGCCCGGGTGGAGGGCAAGACGCTCAGCTTCCTCGGCGCCTCCTGGTCGGCGGGTGGCATGAAGACCTCGCTGCCCGACCTCGCGGGCAAGTGGGCCGCCGCGCCCATGCCGAACTGGGGCACCCCCGCCATCGGCAACTACGGCGGCACCTCCTACGGCGTACTCAAGGGCAGCAAGCACACCGAGGCCGCCGCCGAGTTCATCAAGTGGGTCACCACCAACGGCGACGCCGTCAAGGCCCGCCTGAGCGACAAGAAGTCCCCCAGCAGCGCACTGCCGGCCAACCCGGAGATGCGTGAGGTCGCCGCGTCCCAGTTCGACACCGCGTACTTCAAGGGCCAGGACATCTACAAGCTCGCCTCCGAGCAGGTCGACACCATCGTCCCCGGCTGGACCTGGGGTCCGAACCAGATGGACGTCTACACGGCGGTGCAGGACGCATCCGCCAAGGGCGGCTTCGCAGCCGGCGTCGAGGCCGGCCAGCAGAAGGCGAAGTCGGGCATCGAGGACCGCGGGCTCAAGCTCGCCAAGTGA